In the genome of Poecilia reticulata strain Guanapo linkage group LG16, Guppy_female_1.0+MT, whole genome shotgun sequence, one region contains:
- the p3h3 gene encoding prolyl 3-hydroxylase 3 isoform X1: MNQEPMPGVTGRKAEREKSQLLPHSSSSSPAAAVGSASPTMALRSEHFTVYVALCFLLVALCTLTVRASGGSGSKVLSLLQPYDFLYYSGVRAYYGEEWAKAAELLEKSIQTKEALLRARRQCHDGCVASGTKAFNKLDSEEGSLWDLWALDWIQQKAECLRFCIGHSVAPTGQLPVSNDIEYEFNTRNPYNFLQVTYYKLEKLKKAASAAHTYFVANPSHLEMRNNIEKYRRMEGVMEDDFQDRETEKHWVLYDAAMQHEASSDWLQAAEKWRACVNETLWRIDECRVQCEVSPQLLPEDRGVDGVDGAFEKAAALSLSLLSCRQSCVTQVATRPGRISAQEDFLPTQLEHLHIAQFKSGDVSGALQTLRSFLLFYPNDRDSLDNLQLYYETLGGDAESHGIQPAQEIAKYVNQSLQEKSLLYFGVENLNFTFTDPDLWTPEDVVPESLRENWRAEKQVINEKIKEGDQPAEVDDSGFYAGGPVPQMGVTITMDDDALNGTNRVVLDGVMTEKECDKILQLATVAASLGDGYRGRRSPHTPHETFEGLTVLRAVKLSQEGLVDQSDTRLLHELGERVRTLLHSYFRSPSGLFISFTHLVCRSAATGEQEGRMDLSHPVHVDNCLLEPETKQCWREPPAFIHRDLSAILYLNDNFDGGELFFTQRDAKTVTARVKPSCGRLVGFSSGPVNPHGVTAVTRGRRCALALWFTKEKLYRDMEREEAEALWAADGQSALKKDKEEEEEKEGGATAGRNARSHAPKERSRGRNAVTGRKDEL, encoded by the exons acactcctcctcttcctctcctgctgctgcgGTGGGATCTGCTTCTCCGACCATGGCGCTGCGCTCTGAACACTTCACTGTATACGTGGCgttgtgttttcttcttgtaGCATTATGTACCCTCACTGTAAGAGCTTCCGGAGGTAGCGGATCTAAAGTTTTGTCTCTTTTGCAGCCGTATGACTTTCTGTATTACAGCGGGGTCCGCGCTTATTACGGAGAGGAGTGGGCAAaggctgcagagctgctggagAAATCCATCCAGACCAAGGAGGCTCTGCTGAGAGCCCGCAGACAGTGTCACGATGGCTGTGTGGCATCCGGAACCAAGGCTTTCAACAAACTGG aCTCAGAGGAGGGCAGCTTGTGGGACCTCTGGGCTCTGGACTGGATTCAGCAAAAAGCCGAGTGTCTGAGGTTCTGTATCGGACACTCCGTCGCCCCGACGggacaacttcctgtttctaatgACATCGAATATGAATTCAACACTCGCAACCCCTACAACTTCCTACAAGTCACTTACTACAAG TTGGAGAAGTTGAAAAAGGCGGCGTCTGCAGCTCACACGTATTTCGTGGCCAACCCGAGTCACCTGGAGATGAGGAACAACATCGAGAAGTACAGGCGCATGGAGGGAGTGATGGAGGACGACTTCCAAGACAGAGAGACTGAGAAACATTGG gtcCTGTACGATGCAGCCATGCAGCACGAAGCGTCGTCCGACTGGCTGCAGGCGGCGGAGAAATGGCGAGCGTGTGTGAATGAAACTCTGTGGCGGATAGACGAGTGCAGGGTGCAGTGTGAGGTTTCACCGCAGCTGCTGCCCGAGGACCGGGGAGTGGACGGGGTGGACGGCGCGTTCGAAAAGGCTGCAG CTCTGTCCCTGTCCCTCCTCTCATGCCGGCAGTCCTGCGTGACTCAGGTCGCCACACGACCCGGACGGATTTCTGCACAGGAGGACTTCTTACCGACTCAGCTTGAGCATCTGCACATTGCACAGTTTAAAT CTGGTGATGTGAGTGGAGCGCTGCAGACGCTTCGctcctttctgctgttttaccCCAATGACAGGGACTCCTTAGACAACCTGCAGCTCTACTATGAGACACTAGGGGGCGACGCTGAGTCACACGGCATCCAGCCTGCGCAG gAAATTGCCAAATACGTCAACCAGTCGTTGCAGGAGAAGAGCCTGTTGTATTTCGGTGTGGAGAATCTGAACTTCACTTTCACAGACCCG GATCTCTGGACTCCAGAGGATGTTGTGCCTGAATCTCTCAGAGAAAACTGGAG AGCAGAGAAACAGGtgataaatgagaaaataaaggaaGGAGATCAGCCAGCAGAAGTGGACGACAGCGGGTTTTATGCAG GGGGTCCGGTTCCACAGATGGGAGTGACCATAACAATGGACGATGACGCTCTAAACGGGACGAACCGGGTCGTTCTGGACGGAGTCATGACTGAGAAGGAGTGTGATAAAATATTGCAGCTGGCAACT GTCGCGGCGTCGCTTGGCGACGGTTACAGAGGACGGCGGTCCCCGCACACTCCTCATGAGACGTTCGAGGGTCTCACCGTCCTCAGGGCTGTGAAG CTGTCCCAGGAAGGACTGGTGGACCAGTCAGACACCAGATTGCTCCATGAGCTGGGTGAGAGAGTGAGGACCCTGCTGCACTCCTACTTCAGGAGTCCCTCAGGGCTTTTCATCTCCTTCACACACCTGGTGTGTCGCAGCGCCGCTACGG GTGAGCAGGAGGGCAGGATGGATTTGTCTCACCCCGTCCATGTCGATAACTGTCTCCTGGAGCCGGAAACCAAACAGTGCTGGAGGGAACCGCCTGCCTTCATACACAGAGACCTCAG CGCCATTCTCTACCTGAACGATAACTTTGACGGAGGAGAGTTGTTCTTCACTCAGCGAGACGCCAAAACAGTAACA GCTCGAGTTAAGCCCAGCTGCGGTCGACTGGTGGGCTTTTCGTCCGGGCCGGTGAACCCCCACGGCGTGACGGCCGTGACCCGGGGTCGGCGCTGCGCTCTGGCCCTCTGGTTCACCAAGGAGAAGCTCTACAGAGACATG GAGCGAGAGGAGGCAGAGGCCTTGTGGGCCGCCGACGGACAGAGCGCGTTGAAGAAggacaaggaggaggaggaggagaaggagggcgGCGCCACCGCAGGCCGCAATGCCCGGAGCCACGCGCCCAAAGAACGGAGCAGAGGGAGAAACGCGGTGACGGGCCGCAAGGACGAGCTGTGA
- the gnb3a gene encoding guanine nucleotide-binding protein G(I)/G(S)/G(T) subunit beta-3a, with the protein MGEMEQLRKEAESLKDQITAARKAVQDTTLQEAAAGITVVGRIQMKTRKTLRGHLAKIYAMHWSTDSKLCVSASQDGKLIVWDSVTTNKVNAIPLKSSWVMTCAYAPSGNLVACGGLDNMCSIYNLKGKDGNVKVMRELAAHTGYLSCCRFISDTEIITSSGDCTCILWDIETGTQKTVYAGHQGDCMSLGVAPDFKFFISGACDFTAKLWDIREGTCRQTFGGHESDVNAIGFFPNGNAVITGSDDATCKLFDLRADQELITYQDSGIMCGVTSLAPSLSGRLILAGYDDFNVNIWDMLKAERVGVLAGHDNRVSCIGVSADGMACCTGSWDSFLKIWN; encoded by the exons ATGGGTGAAATGGAGCAGCTGAGAAAGGAGGCAGAAAGCCTCAAAGATCAGATCACT GCGGCCCGTAAGGCGGTGCAGGACACCACGCTGCAGGAGGCGGCAGCGGGGATCACCGTGGTGGGCCGCATCCAGATGAAGACCAGGAAGACGCTACGGGGTCACCTGGCCAAGATCTACGCCATGCACTGGTCCACCGACTCCAA GCTGTGCGTCAGCGCCTCACAGGATGGAAAACTCATCGTGTGGGACAGCGTCACAACCAACAAG GTGAACGCCATCCCGCTGAAGTCGTCCTGGGTGATGACGTGTGCCTACGCGCCTTCAGGAAACCTGGTGGCCTGCGGCGGTCTGGACAACATGTGCTCCATCTACAACCTGAAGGGGAAGGATGGGAACGTCAAGGTGATGCGAGAGCTGGCCGCACACACAG GTTATCTTTCCTGCTGCCGCTTCATCAGCGACACTGAGATCATCACCAGCTCAGGCGACTGCACCTG CATACTCTGGGACATTGAGACAGGGACCCAGAAGACGGTTTATGCTGGACACCAAGGAGACTGCATGTCCCTGGGCGTAGCGCCAGACTTTAAGTTTTTCATCTCAGGAGCGTGTGACTTTACAGCGAAGCTGTGGGACATCAGGGAGGGCACCTGCAGACAGACCTTCGGAGGCCATGAGAGTGATGTCAATGCCATTGGG TTTTTTCCCAATGGTAACGCAGTGATAACAGGATCAGACGATGCCACCTGTAAACTGTTTGACCTGCGGGCTGACCAGGAGCTCATCACCTACCAGGACTCCGGCATCATGTGCGGCGTCACCTCCCTGGCCCCGTCCCTGTCCGGCCGGCTGATCCTGGCTGGCTACGACGACTTCAATGTGAACATCTGGGACATGCTGAAGGCTGAGAGAGTGG GCGTGCTGGCCGGTCACGACAACAGAGTGAGCTGCATTGGCGTGTCTGCAGACGGCATGGCCTGCTGCACGGGATCCTGGGACAGTTTCCTCAAGATATGGAACTGA
- the p3h3 gene encoding prolyl 3-hydroxylase 3 isoform X2: MVFICRHSSSSSPAAAVGSASPTMALRSEHFTVYVALCFLLVALCTLTVRASGGSGSKVLSLLQPYDFLYYSGVRAYYGEEWAKAAELLEKSIQTKEALLRARRQCHDGCVASGTKAFNKLDSEEGSLWDLWALDWIQQKAECLRFCIGHSVAPTGQLPVSNDIEYEFNTRNPYNFLQVTYYKLEKLKKAASAAHTYFVANPSHLEMRNNIEKYRRMEGVMEDDFQDRETEKHWVLYDAAMQHEASSDWLQAAEKWRACVNETLWRIDECRVQCEVSPQLLPEDRGVDGVDGAFEKAAALSLSLLSCRQSCVTQVATRPGRISAQEDFLPTQLEHLHIAQFKSGDVSGALQTLRSFLLFYPNDRDSLDNLQLYYETLGGDAESHGIQPAQEIAKYVNQSLQEKSLLYFGVENLNFTFTDPDLWTPEDVVPESLRENWRAEKQVINEKIKEGDQPAEVDDSGFYAGGPVPQMGVTITMDDDALNGTNRVVLDGVMTEKECDKILQLATVAASLGDGYRGRRSPHTPHETFEGLTVLRAVKLSQEGLVDQSDTRLLHELGERVRTLLHSYFRSPSGLFISFTHLVCRSAATGEQEGRMDLSHPVHVDNCLLEPETKQCWREPPAFIHRDLSAILYLNDNFDGGELFFTQRDAKTVTARVKPSCGRLVGFSSGPVNPHGVTAVTRGRRCALALWFTKEKLYRDMEREEAEALWAADGQSALKKDKEEEEEKEGGATAGRNARSHAPKERSRGRNAVTGRKDEL; this comes from the exons atggtCTTTATCTGCAGacactcctcctcttcctctcctgctgctgcgGTGGGATCTGCTTCTCCGACCATGGCGCTGCGCTCTGAACACTTCACTGTATACGTGGCgttgtgttttcttcttgtaGCATTATGTACCCTCACTGTAAGAGCTTCCGGAGGTAGCGGATCTAAAGTTTTGTCTCTTTTGCAGCCGTATGACTTTCTGTATTACAGCGGGGTCCGCGCTTATTACGGAGAGGAGTGGGCAAaggctgcagagctgctggagAAATCCATCCAGACCAAGGAGGCTCTGCTGAGAGCCCGCAGACAGTGTCACGATGGCTGTGTGGCATCCGGAACCAAGGCTTTCAACAAACTGG aCTCAGAGGAGGGCAGCTTGTGGGACCTCTGGGCTCTGGACTGGATTCAGCAAAAAGCCGAGTGTCTGAGGTTCTGTATCGGACACTCCGTCGCCCCGACGggacaacttcctgtttctaatgACATCGAATATGAATTCAACACTCGCAACCCCTACAACTTCCTACAAGTCACTTACTACAAG TTGGAGAAGTTGAAAAAGGCGGCGTCTGCAGCTCACACGTATTTCGTGGCCAACCCGAGTCACCTGGAGATGAGGAACAACATCGAGAAGTACAGGCGCATGGAGGGAGTGATGGAGGACGACTTCCAAGACAGAGAGACTGAGAAACATTGG gtcCTGTACGATGCAGCCATGCAGCACGAAGCGTCGTCCGACTGGCTGCAGGCGGCGGAGAAATGGCGAGCGTGTGTGAATGAAACTCTGTGGCGGATAGACGAGTGCAGGGTGCAGTGTGAGGTTTCACCGCAGCTGCTGCCCGAGGACCGGGGAGTGGACGGGGTGGACGGCGCGTTCGAAAAGGCTGCAG CTCTGTCCCTGTCCCTCCTCTCATGCCGGCAGTCCTGCGTGACTCAGGTCGCCACACGACCCGGACGGATTTCTGCACAGGAGGACTTCTTACCGACTCAGCTTGAGCATCTGCACATTGCACAGTTTAAAT CTGGTGATGTGAGTGGAGCGCTGCAGACGCTTCGctcctttctgctgttttaccCCAATGACAGGGACTCCTTAGACAACCTGCAGCTCTACTATGAGACACTAGGGGGCGACGCTGAGTCACACGGCATCCAGCCTGCGCAG gAAATTGCCAAATACGTCAACCAGTCGTTGCAGGAGAAGAGCCTGTTGTATTTCGGTGTGGAGAATCTGAACTTCACTTTCACAGACCCG GATCTCTGGACTCCAGAGGATGTTGTGCCTGAATCTCTCAGAGAAAACTGGAG AGCAGAGAAACAGGtgataaatgagaaaataaaggaaGGAGATCAGCCAGCAGAAGTGGACGACAGCGGGTTTTATGCAG GGGGTCCGGTTCCACAGATGGGAGTGACCATAACAATGGACGATGACGCTCTAAACGGGACGAACCGGGTCGTTCTGGACGGAGTCATGACTGAGAAGGAGTGTGATAAAATATTGCAGCTGGCAACT GTCGCGGCGTCGCTTGGCGACGGTTACAGAGGACGGCGGTCCCCGCACACTCCTCATGAGACGTTCGAGGGTCTCACCGTCCTCAGGGCTGTGAAG CTGTCCCAGGAAGGACTGGTGGACCAGTCAGACACCAGATTGCTCCATGAGCTGGGTGAGAGAGTGAGGACCCTGCTGCACTCCTACTTCAGGAGTCCCTCAGGGCTTTTCATCTCCTTCACACACCTGGTGTGTCGCAGCGCCGCTACGG GTGAGCAGGAGGGCAGGATGGATTTGTCTCACCCCGTCCATGTCGATAACTGTCTCCTGGAGCCGGAAACCAAACAGTGCTGGAGGGAACCGCCTGCCTTCATACACAGAGACCTCAG CGCCATTCTCTACCTGAACGATAACTTTGACGGAGGAGAGTTGTTCTTCACTCAGCGAGACGCCAAAACAGTAACA GCTCGAGTTAAGCCCAGCTGCGGTCGACTGGTGGGCTTTTCGTCCGGGCCGGTGAACCCCCACGGCGTGACGGCCGTGACCCGGGGTCGGCGCTGCGCTCTGGCCCTCTGGTTCACCAAGGAGAAGCTCTACAGAGACATG GAGCGAGAGGAGGCAGAGGCCTTGTGGGCCGCCGACGGACAGAGCGCGTTGAAGAAggacaaggaggaggaggaggagaaggagggcgGCGCCACCGCAGGCCGCAATGCCCGGAGCCACGCGCCCAAAGAACGGAGCAGAGGGAGAAACGCGGTGACGGGCCGCAAGGACGAGCTGTGA